From the genome of Nicotiana sylvestris chromosome 2, ASM39365v2, whole genome shotgun sequence, one region includes:
- the LOC104249863 gene encoding putative calcium-binding protein CML19 has product MAEYKQHRRLFERFDENRDGKISAEELQQCVHLIGKDMSYEEAKAAVELNDSDNDGLLGFEDFVRLIEDGSEEEKAHELKEAFRMYEMEGCGCITPESLNRMLARLGESRTIDECRGMICRYDIDGDGLLNFDEFEIMMRC; this is encoded by the coding sequence ATGGCAGAATACAAGCAGCACCGACGTCTATTTGAACGCTTTGATGAGAATAGAGACGGAAAAATATCAGCAGAGGAGCTGCAACAGTGTGTCCACTTGATCGGCAAAGACATGTCGTATGAGGAAGCAAAGGCTGCGGTTGAGTTAAATGACTCGGACAATGATGGATTGTTGGGTTTCGAAGATTTTGTGAGATTAATTGAAGATGGAAGCGAAGAAGAGAAGGCGCACGAGCTGAAGGAAGCATTCAGGATGTATGAGATGGAGGGATGTGGATGTATAACGCCGGAGAGTTTGAATAGAATGCTTGCTAGATTGGGAGAATCAAGAACCATTGATGAATGCAGAGGAATGATTTGTCGCTATGATATTGATGGAGATGGTCTCCTCAACTTTGATGAATTTGAAATTATGATGCGTTGCTAG